Proteins encoded within one genomic window of Haladaptatus sp. QDMS2:
- a CDS encoding NAD(P)-dependent oxidoreductase, whose product MRVLIAGATGVLGRRLVADCVERGHEVIGLARDRDGAWSVRRAGGTARYGDVLDRESLSAAATGADVVINAATAIPTSARPRRTEWRLNDRVRREGTRNLTEVAVEAGVSQFIQQSIVWVARQPDGSDFDEDSTPHPDRTTASALDAEHIVTAAGTTHGFDTTLLRCGWFYSADSAQTQAIARGLLARRMPIIGRGDARMSHIHVADASTAFVTAMETGVAGRYHIVDDAPVSMAHYLGTFALALGAPEPRHIPPLLGRLVAGGDVVRFLTQPMPTSATRFHDATGWTPRYPTITEGLPAVCEEWRGAGVVVETDTGTAWAAA is encoded by the coding sequence ATGCGCGTGCTCATCGCTGGCGCGACAGGTGTTCTCGGTCGCCGTCTCGTCGCAGACTGCGTGGAGCGCGGCCACGAGGTCATAGGCCTCGCCCGCGACCGGGACGGGGCGTGGAGTGTCAGACGTGCCGGTGGAACGGCGCGATACGGCGACGTGCTCGACCGGGAGTCGCTGTCCGCCGCCGCGACGGGTGCGGATGTCGTCATCAACGCCGCGACGGCCATTCCAACCTCTGCGCGACCACGACGCACCGAGTGGCGGCTCAACGACCGCGTCCGACGCGAGGGAACCCGAAATCTCACTGAGGTCGCCGTCGAAGCTGGCGTTTCCCAGTTCATCCAGCAGAGCATCGTCTGGGTCGCCCGCCAACCGGACGGGAGCGACTTCGACGAGGACTCGACGCCACACCCCGACCGCACGACGGCGTCCGCCCTCGACGCAGAACACATCGTGACCGCGGCGGGGACGACCCACGGGTTCGACACCACGCTGTTGCGCTGTGGCTGGTTCTATTCTGCGGACAGTGCCCAGACACAGGCCATCGCCCGTGGCTTGCTCGCCCGACGGATGCCGATTATCGGCCGCGGCGACGCCCGAATGAGCCACATTCACGTCGCAGACGCGAGTACCGCGTTCGTCACCGCGATGGAAACCGGCGTCGCGGGACGCTATCACATCGTAGACGACGCGCCCGTCAGCATGGCCCACTACCTCGGGACGTTCGCCCTCGCCCTCGGCGCACCTGAACCACGACACATCCCGCCGCTGCTCGGCCGACTGGTCGCCGGCGGCGACGTCGTGCGCTTTCTCACCCAACCGATGCCAACCAGCGCGACCCGATTCCACGACGCAACTGGGTGGACGCCTCGATATCCCACGATAACCGAGGGCCTGCCCGCCGTCTGCGAGGAGTGGCGCGGCGCTGGCGTCGTGGTCGAAACCGACACCGGCACCGCCTGGGCCGCCGCCTGA